A window of the Candidatus Aminicenantes bacterium genome harbors these coding sequences:
- a CDS encoding ABC transporter substrate-binding protein, translating to MNRLKNRLSAAPHWGACVFLLVAAVAAATGASPGREDLPKLGGMIRVRDFTTSLKPNLDPAVASWVFATEQIFEGLVRLDNRLDLVPSLAEYWMVSEDRCRMTFILKRGVRFHHGREFDAQDVKYSFERLLRRETKSPYAGLLAGKIVGAEEFWDGKAAEVTGFRAPEKYVFEVSWKAPSVASLYLLSMSFCKILPRDKLIEEGAGFFDKPSGTGPFRFANWMRSPQLDIVGVHLDRFEQYHGRKAYLDHVEYSPYLTVDHFMSGDADIMPFLSDRMANSGCQAVVGVPYKESYLGFSCQIPPFDRSVVRRAVAAAINKDRLIEAAQAPDRVRRQASSYIPSGLPGFLPLEETSHFDSEQARRLLDELGYSGERRFPSLLLFVLKPRAEAPMRLAREIAAQLDAVGISVSIRTYTKADDLLDVRTPYLTFFTWLMDYPDAENIILPLFGQGTDGLQFLIHYSSPALDKLLEESAAEKSWTRRIELFHRMEKLLGQDMPAVPLFTEEERLAVQSYVRGVRMPPLGSSYLDAKDLWLDRRSPRP from the coding sequence ATGAACCGCCTTAAAAACCGTCTGTCCGCCGCCCCTCACTGGGGTGCCTGCGTTTTTCTGCTCGTTGCCGCTGTCGCCGCCGCGACCGGGGCCTCGCCCGGCCGCGAGGACTTGCCGAAGTTGGGCGGAATGATCCGCGTCCGCGACTTCACCACCTCCCTTAAGCCCAATCTCGACCCGGCCGTCGCGTCCTGGGTTTTCGCCACCGAACAGATCTTCGAAGGGCTGGTCCGGCTCGACAACCGGCTCGATCTCGTCCCTTCGCTGGCCGAATACTGGATGGTTTCCGAGGACAGATGTCGGATGACGTTCATCCTCAAGCGGGGCGTGCGCTTCCATCACGGTCGTGAATTCGATGCCCAGGACGTCAAATACTCTTTCGAGCGATTGCTCCGCCGGGAGACCAAGTCGCCCTATGCCGGGCTTTTGGCCGGCAAGATCGTCGGAGCCGAGGAGTTCTGGGACGGCAAGGCCGCCGAGGTGACCGGATTCCGGGCTCCGGAAAAATACGTCTTCGAAGTAAGCTGGAAGGCTCCCTCGGTCGCGTCCCTCTATCTGCTGAGCATGAGCTTCTGCAAGATCCTGCCGCGCGACAAGCTGATCGAGGAGGGGGCGGGCTTCTTCGACAAGCCGTCCGGGACGGGCCCCTTCCGATTCGCCAACTGGATGCGCAGCCCTCAGCTGGACATCGTGGGCGTCCATCTGGACCGGTTCGAACAGTACCACGGCCGCAAGGCCTATCTTGACCATGTTGAATACAGCCCTTATCTGACCGTTGATCATTTCATGAGCGGCGATGCCGACATCATGCCGTTTCTCTCGGATCGGATGGCCAACTCCGGCTGTCAGGCCGTGGTCGGCGTCCCCTACAAGGAATCTTACCTGGGCTTCAGCTGCCAGATCCCGCCTTTCGACCGCAGTGTGGTCCGCCGGGCCGTGGCGGCCGCCATCAACAAGGACCGTCTGATCGAGGCGGCCCAAGCGCCGGACCGGGTCCGCCGCCAGGCCTCGAGCTATATTCCATCCGGGCTGCCGGGATTTCTTCCGTTGGAGGAGACCTCGCACTTCGACTCGGAACAGGCCCGCCGGCTTCTAGACGAACTCGGGTATTCCGGAGAGCGTCGCTTCCCCTCCCTTCTGCTGTTCGTCCTCAAGCCCCGCGCCGAAGCGCCGATGCGCCTGGCCCGCGAGATCGCCGCCCAGCTGGATGCCGTCGGCATCTCCGTCTCCATCCGAACGTACACGAAGGCCGATGATCTGCTCGACGTCCGGACCCCCTACTTGACGTTTTTTACCTGGTTGATGGATTATCCCGACGCCGAGAACATCATCCTGCCTCTCTTCGGACAGGGAACGGATGGGCTCCAGTTCCTGATCCATTACTCTTCGCCGGCCTTGGACAAGCTGCTCGAGGAGTCCGCGGCCGAGAAGAGCTGGACCCGGCGGATCGAGCTGTTTCATCGCATGGAGAAGCTCCTGGGCCAGGATATGCCGGCCGTGCCGCTGTTCACCGAGGAGGAGCGGCTGGCGGTCCAGAGCTACGTCCGCGGCGTCCGGATGCCCCCCTTGGGTTCGAGCTATCTCGACGCCAAAGACTTGTGGCTGGATCGGAGAAGCCCCCGGCCATGA
- a CDS encoding dipeptidase, translating to MTKRSRFVELTWLAIGVAVLAACVAAPVKMDDVSLEAKARAIHARILSVDTHCDTPMNMLRGNWDIGQRHEPGKSGSGLIDLPRMKEGCLDALFFGAFVGQGELSPQAYAKAKERADQLIAAVDAMCVKYPDLVEKATTPGDAWRIKATGKRIAFLGMENGYPIGTDLSLIEAYAKKGVRYITLCHGSDNQICDSGTERRNPEDKGLSEFGRKVVAECNRWGIMVDVSHMSDKSFFDVLQASRAPIFASHSCCRALCDNPRNLTDDMIKALARKGGVIQMCFLSAYLKAPKPNPDREKALKELEAKYGPRRALQNVKDEALRVKATQEYQAVMQKFPDDRASVKDIVDHIEHVIKLVGVDYIGIGTDFDGGGGVSDCGDVSQMFRVTMELLRRGYNEKEIGKIWGGNIMRVLQKVIDAAA from the coding sequence ATGACCAAGCGTTCCCGATTTGTCGAATTGACATGGCTCGCGATCGGCGTCGCGGTCTTAGCCGCCTGCGTCGCGGCCCCGGTCAAGATGGACGACGTATCGCTCGAGGCCAAGGCCCGCGCCATCCACGCCAGGATCCTATCCGTCGACACTCACTGTGACACACCCATGAACATGCTCCGCGGCAATTGGGACATCGGCCAGCGCCACGAGCCGGGCAAGTCGGGCAGCGGGCTCATCGACCTGCCGCGGATGAAAGAGGGCTGTCTCGACGCCCTGTTCTTCGGCGCCTTCGTCGGCCAGGGCGAGCTTTCGCCCCAGGCTTACGCCAAGGCCAAGGAACGGGCCGATCAGCTCATCGCCGCCGTGGACGCCATGTGCGTCAAGTATCCGGATCTGGTCGAGAAAGCGACCACCCCCGGCGACGCCTGGCGGATCAAGGCGACCGGCAAGCGGATCGCCTTCCTCGGCATGGAGAACGGCTATCCGATCGGCACCGATCTGTCGCTCATCGAGGCTTACGCCAAGAAGGGCGTCCGCTACATCACCTTGTGCCACGGGTCCGACAATCAGATCTGCGATTCGGGTACCGAACGCCGGAACCCCGAGGACAAAGGCCTGTCCGAGTTCGGCCGTAAAGTCGTGGCCGAGTGCAACCGGTGGGGGATCATGGTCGATGTCTCTCATATGTCGGACAAGTCGTTCTTCGACGTCCTGCAGGCGTCCCGGGCCCCGATCTTCGCCTCCCACTCCTGCTGTCGGGCGCTGTGCGACAATCCCCGCAACCTGACCGACGATATGATCAAAGCCCTGGCCCGCAAGGGCGGCGTCATTCAAATGTGCTTCCTGTCGGCCTATCTCAAGGCGCCCAAGCCCAACCCCGACCGGGAAAAGGCCCTCAAGGAGCTCGAGGCCAAGTACGGGCCCCGCCGGGCTCTCCAGAACGTCAAGGATGAGGCGCTGCGGGTCAAGGCCACCCAGGAATACCAGGCGGTGATGCAGAAATTTCCTGACGACCGGGCCTCGGTCAAGGATATCGTTGATCATATCGAGCACGTCATCAAGCTCGTGGGCGTCGACTATATCGGGATCGGGACGGACTTCGACGGCGGCGGCGGCGTCAGCGACTGCGGCGATGTCAGCCAGATGTTCCGGGTGACGATGGAGCTGCTGCGCCGCGGATACAACGAGAAGGAAATCGGGAAGATCTGGGGCGGCAATATCATGCGCGTGCTCCAGAAAGTCATCGATGCCGCGGCCTGA
- a CDS encoding ABC transporter permease: MAARSPRLSLRDYLEFAVSDLGQRKLRTFLTSFGVTVGIGALVAMVGFGKGMQKNVTDNFAKLDLFNSLTVLPAGGGMGDFGLRRGRRAAAEPAARAKSAVLDDAAVADLGRLPGVESVFPEVRFPAMIRIGEAEEFRLVQVVPARIAGSRLLPLRVGRPYASDDEEAVLVGAGLLRAMGLADPAAAIGRTVEIVSLSFNLASFDPAKIGAILGGGASPFKRTSASFRIAGVMETGGFGGGVTPLASDILLPPGPAGRLPKLSVTNIWDLFRTGPGGAGYSAVNVRLKDLSAAAAVKRAAADRGFSTFSLLDQFEQIKTSFVLMDMMLAAIGMIAIFVAALGIVNTMVMSVLERTNEIGIMKAVGASPAAVQKIFVFESSLIGLAGGVFGLVLGWAVSRIINPVINYFAAKEGLPAMGYFSFPAWLCLGAIVFAVLVSLAAGIYPARRAARVDPAVALRHE, from the coding sequence ATGGCTGCCAGATCCCCCCGCTTGTCGCTTCGCGATTACCTGGAGTTCGCCGTCTCCGATCTGGGCCAGAGGAAGCTCCGAACTTTTCTGACCTCTTTCGGCGTCACCGTCGGCATCGGGGCCCTGGTGGCCATGGTCGGCTTCGGCAAGGGCATGCAGAAGAACGTGACCGACAACTTCGCCAAGCTCGACCTTTTCAATTCCCTGACCGTCCTGCCGGCCGGCGGGGGGATGGGCGATTTCGGCCTCCGGCGGGGACGACGGGCCGCAGCCGAGCCGGCGGCGCGGGCCAAGTCCGCCGTCCTGGACGATGCCGCCGTGGCGGATCTGGGCCGTCTCCCAGGGGTCGAAAGCGTCTTCCCCGAGGTCCGCTTCCCGGCCATGATCCGGATCGGGGAGGCCGAGGAATTCCGCCTCGTCCAGGTCGTTCCCGCCCGGATCGCGGGCTCGCGTCTGCTCCCCCTTCGGGTGGGCCGGCCGTACGCCTCCGACGACGAGGAAGCGGTCCTGGTCGGGGCGGGGCTCCTGCGGGCCATGGGCCTGGCCGATCCGGCTGCCGCGATCGGCCGGACGGTCGAGATCGTCTCGCTGTCGTTCAACCTGGCCTCATTCGATCCGGCCAAGATCGGGGCCATCCTCGGCGGCGGGGCCTCGCCGTTCAAGCGGACGTCCGCCTCTTTCCGGATCGCCGGGGTCATGGAGACGGGCGGGTTCGGGGGGGGGGTCACCCCGTTGGCCTCCGACATCCTGCTGCCGCCGGGCCCGGCCGGGCGGCTGCCCAAGCTGTCCGTGACGAATATCTGGGACCTTTTCCGGACGGGACCCGGGGGCGCCGGCTATTCCGCGGTCAACGTGCGGCTCAAAGACCTGTCGGCCGCCGCCGCCGTCAAGCGGGCCGCCGCGGATAGGGGATTCTCCACCTTCTCGCTTCTCGACCAGTTCGAGCAGATCAAGACCAGCTTTGTCCTGATGGACATGATGCTGGCCGCGATCGGGATGATCGCCATCTTCGTCGCCGCCTTGGGCATCGTCAACACCATGGTCATGTCGGTCCTGGAACGGACCAACGAGATCGGGATCATGAAGGCCGTCGGCGCATCGCCGGCCGCCGTTCAGAAGATCTTCGTCTTCGAATCGAGTCTGATCGGCTTGGCCGGCGGCGTTTTCGGGCTGGTCCTGGGCTGGGCGGTCAGCCGGATCATCAACCCCGTCATCAACTACTTCGCGGCCAAGGAAGGGCTTCCGGCCATGGGATATTTCAGCTTCCCGGCTTGGCTCTGCCTGGGGGCGATCGTCTTTGCCGTCCTGGTCAGCCTGGCGGCCGGGATCTACCCGGCCCGGCGCGCGGCGAGGGTCGACCCGGCTGTCGCCTTGCGGCATGAATAG
- a CDS encoding diacylglycerol kinase family protein, with protein sequence MPHRKPSPYVAGKRVVVVVNPHSARQKWRRSPKVRAYLNARFPGRVYDQFAGKAEMIETVARLSAENDVILGLGGDGTLADIMQGIVNAGRQADVLMGIIPFGSGNALRKSLRIPKQARAAVKAFYRGRPRAIDLIDVDGRVASFVSIGATGMVTHRKAQIKIPGLAGHLLASTRLAWHPREYFEIELFDGLDDAGEVFVHKILRLKIFDCIVNKTNHFGYNWVIAPKAKIDDGYLDVTLFDIRAYNYLVNFPLIYLGYYQKILKHFKARRVVIRGEMLHAQYNGEILEPRRELELKVLPKAIRVIRPR encoded by the coding sequence ATGCCCCATCGAAAGCCGTCTCCTTACGTGGCCGGAAAGCGGGTCGTCGTCGTTGTCAATCCCCACTCGGCCCGCCAGAAGTGGCGCCGATCGCCGAAAGTCCGCGCTTACTTGAACGCCCGCTTCCCGGGCCGGGTCTACGACCAATTCGCCGGCAAGGCCGAGATGATCGAGACGGTGGCGCGGCTCAGCGCCGAAAACGACGTCATTCTCGGGCTGGGCGGGGACGGCACCTTGGCCGACATCATGCAGGGCATCGTCAATGCCGGCCGCCAGGCCGACGTCCTGATGGGCATCATCCCCTTCGGCAGCGGCAACGCCCTACGCAAATCCCTGCGCATCCCCAAACAGGCGCGGGCCGCGGTCAAGGCCTTCTACCGCGGCCGGCCGCGGGCCATCGACCTCATCGACGTGGACGGCCGGGTGGCCAGCTTCGTCAGCATCGGGGCGACGGGGATGGTGACGCACCGCAAGGCCCAGATCAAGATCCCGGGCCTGGCTGGCCATCTGCTGGCCTCGACCCGGCTGGCCTGGCATCCGCGCGAGTACTTCGAGATCGAGCTCTTTGACGGGCTCGACGATGCGGGCGAAGTTTTCGTCCACAAGATCCTGCGGCTCAAGATCTTTGATTGCATCGTCAACAAGACCAATCACTTCGGCTACAACTGGGTTATCGCCCCCAAAGCCAAAATCGACGATGGCTACCTCGACGTCACCCTCTTCGACATCCGGGCCTACAACTACCTGGTGAATTTCCCCCTGATCTACCTGGGCTACTACCAGAAGATCCTCAAGCACTTCAAGGCCCGCCGGGTGGTGATTCGGGGCGAGATGCTGCACGCCCAGTACAACGGCGAAATCCTGGAACCGCGGCGCGAGCTCGAGCTGAAGGTCCTGCCCAAGGCCATCCGCGTTATTCGCCCTCGCTGA
- a CDS encoding DUF429 domain-containing protein, giving the protein MTHRPAAASAPPPRRRRGPIVVAGLDLAGVPSRPTGACLLRTMTATTAELGGDDEILAFVKAGRPDLVVIDAPLHLPPGRRSIDDRNGAHYRPCDLELKARKIPFFPITLGPMRGLTVRGMALKKRLERAGFRSLEMYPGGAQDVWDIPRARRDRRGLRVGLTRLGLRGLTSEMSEHELDAATGAYVGRLYLLGRAEVLGDFRTGAILLPALSEGE; this is encoded by the coding sequence ATGACGCATCGGCCCGCCGCCGCCTCGGCGCCCCCTCCGCGCCGCCGCCGCGGACCGATCGTCGTCGCCGGGCTCGACTTGGCCGGCGTCCCCTCGCGCCCCACGGGAGCCTGCCTCCTGCGGACGATGACCGCGACGACCGCCGAGCTCGGCGGGGATGACGAGATCCTGGCCTTCGTCAAGGCCGGCCGTCCCGACCTGGTGGTTATCGATGCACCGCTCCACCTGCCTCCCGGCCGCCGCTCGATCGACGACCGCAACGGCGCTCATTACCGTCCCTGTGACCTGGAGCTCAAAGCCCGCAAAATCCCCTTCTTTCCGATCACCCTCGGCCCGATGCGCGGCCTGACCGTGCGTGGCATGGCCCTCAAGAAACGCCTTGAACGGGCCGGTTTTCGGTCTTTGGAGATGTACCCCGGCGGGGCGCAGGACGTCTGGGACATCCCCCGGGCCCGCCGCGATCGGCGAGGTCTGCGGGTTGGGCTGACCCGGCTGGGGCTGCGGGGGCTGACCTCGGAGATGTCGGAGCACGAGCTTGACGCCGCCACGGGTGCTTATGTCGGCCGCCTGTACCTTCTGGGCCGGGCCGAGGTTCTGGGAGATTTCCGGACCGGGGCCATCCTGCTGCCCGCGCTCAGCGAGGGCGAATAA
- a CDS encoding OsmC family protein produces MTDNEILVTLPGGSRVEARLRGFSILTDQPVHAGGENAAPSPFDLFLASLATCAGYYVLAFCQERKIPTEGITLVQRMERGPKSKLIEMVRIEIHLPAGFPAKYKEAVIKAADKCAVKAHLAFPPDFEITSHIAEA; encoded by the coding sequence ATGACCGATAACGAGATTCTCGTCACATTGCCCGGCGGAAGCCGGGTGGAAGCCCGCCTGCGGGGTTTTTCCATCCTGACCGACCAGCCCGTCCACGCCGGCGGTGAAAACGCCGCCCCTTCTCCGTTCGACTTGTTTCTGGCGTCCCTGGCGACCTGCGCCGGCTATTATGTCCTCGCCTTCTGCCAGGAGCGGAAGATTCCGACCGAAGGGATCACCCTGGTTCAACGCATGGAGCGGGGCCCGAAGTCGAAGCTCATAGAGATGGTGCGCATCGAGATCCATCTGCCGGCCGGTTTCCCGGCCAAATACAAAGAGGCCGTGATCAAAGCGGCCGACAAATGCGCCGTCAAGGCCCACCTGGCCTTTCCGCCGGATTTCGAAATCACCTCCCATATCGCCGAAGCCTGA
- a CDS encoding RNA methyltransferase — translation MARPTVPLLAPSGPGLPSRTSVILCRPESSENIGLAARAMKNTGFADLRIVSRRALPAEARKTAVHAEDILEQAKVFPTLEAALADREIVLASTARMRRHSTVVGLDEAARMIGGQPPGTTVALLFGNERTGLTAEEIERANCVFTIPQAGRQPSYNLAAAVLLTLFTFFNSGAPPAGGEPGRNAGPPLPRPEQDAAIDLILRQLEAKRFIHAGNKVHISALTRDLLGRLAMTARDRRFLLALFAKGVNSDPKESDHDR, via the coding sequence TTGGCCCGACCAACGGTTCCGCTGCTCGCTCCTTCCGGGCCCGGTTTGCCGTCCCGGACTTCGGTTATTCTCTGCCGGCCCGAGAGCTCCGAGAACATCGGCTTGGCCGCCCGGGCCATGAAGAACACGGGCTTCGCCGACCTGCGGATCGTCAGCCGCCGGGCTCTCCCGGCCGAAGCGCGCAAGACCGCCGTCCACGCCGAGGACATCCTCGAACAGGCCAAGGTCTTTCCGACCCTCGAGGCGGCCCTGGCCGACCGCGAGATCGTCCTCGCCTCCACCGCCCGGATGCGGCGCCATTCCACCGTCGTCGGCCTGGACGAGGCGGCCCGGATGATCGGCGGGCAGCCGCCGGGGACGACGGTCGCCCTGCTTTTCGGCAACGAGCGGACCGGGCTTACGGCGGAGGAGATCGAGCGGGCCAACTGCGTCTTCACCATCCCCCAGGCCGGACGCCAGCCCTCCTACAACCTCGCAGCGGCCGTGCTCTTGACGCTCTTCACGTTCTTCAATTCCGGGGCGCCTCCGGCCGGAGGCGAGCCGGGCCGCAATGCCGGGCCGCCCTTGCCGCGGCCGGAGCAGGACGCCGCCATCGACCTCATCCTCCGGCAGCTCGAAGCCAAGCGCTTCATCCATGCCGGCAACAAAGTTCATATCTCCGCCTTGACCCGCGACCTGCTGGGCCGGCTGGCGATGACCGCCCGCGACCGGCGGTTCCTGCTGGCCTTGTTCGCCAAGGGAGTGAATTCCGACCCAAAGGAGTCCGACCATGACCGATAA
- a CDS encoding DUF6132 family protein, which produces MLITLIGIAAGAVVGFLYYKLVGCRSGVCLLTSNPIRSVLYGALIGGLAASGFGR; this is translated from the coding sequence ATGCTTATCACTCTCATCGGCATCGCCGCCGGCGCCGTCGTCGGGTTTCTCTACTACAAGCTGGTCGGCTGCCGATCGGGAGTCTGCCTGCTGACATCCAACCCCATTCGCTCCGTGCTCTATGGGGCCCTCATCGGGGGTCTTGCGGCCTCGGGGTTCGGCCGCTGA
- a CDS encoding DUF2284 domain-containing protein: MPERKRLETLFEKNGFFDYRWLDPAGIVVAQWVRMKCLYGCPDYGKAACCPPNTPSVAECERFFREYKQAAIFHFEKAVDKPEDRHDWSRGINGRLLDLEKEVFLSGFVKAFLLPMDSCGVCASCAGMKTGCKDPKRARPSPDAMAVDVYATILRAGYPIEVLADYKKTMNRYAFLLIE, from the coding sequence ATGCCCGAACGCAAGCGACTCGAAACCCTATTTGAGAAGAACGGCTTTTTCGATTATCGTTGGCTCGACCCGGCCGGGATCGTTGTGGCCCAGTGGGTCCGGATGAAGTGCCTCTACGGCTGCCCCGATTACGGCAAGGCCGCTTGCTGCCCGCCCAACACCCCGTCGGTGGCGGAGTGCGAACGATTCTTCAGGGAGTACAAGCAAGCCGCTATATTCCACTTCGAGAAGGCGGTCGACAAGCCGGAGGACCGCCACGACTGGAGCCGCGGCATCAACGGCCGGCTCTTGGATCTAGAGAAAGAAGTTTTCTTGAGCGGCTTCGTCAAGGCCTTCCTGCTGCCCATGGACAGCTGCGGCGTCTGCGCCTCGTGCGCGGGGATGAAGACAGGCTGCAAGGATCCCAAGCGGGCCCGGCCGTCGCCGGACGCCATGGCCGTGGACGTCTACGCGACCATCCTACGGGCCGGCTACCCCATCGAGGTTTTGGCCGACTATAAAAAGACCATGAACCGGTACGCCTTTCTGCTGATCGAGTAG